In Hoeflea ulvae, one genomic interval encodes:
- the gatA gene encoding Asp-tRNA(Asn)/Glu-tRNA(Gln) amidotransferase subunit GatA has product MTDLIRLTIAEARDEMGKGTFSSLELTDAYLAAIDAANPSINAYVKVTADKARDMAKASDARRADGKAGDLEGIPLGIKDLYATEGVHTQACSHVLDGFEPRYESTVTANLWADGAVMLGKLNMDEFAMGSSNESSYYGPVINPWRAEGSNANLVPGGSSGGSAAAVAALLCAGATATDTGGSIRQPAAFTGTVGIKPTYGRCSRWGIAAFASSLDQAGPIARDVRDAAIMLKSMASADAGDTTSVDLPVPDYEAALGGSVKGLKIGIPREYRIDGMPAEIDAVWQQGIAWLKDAGAEIVDIELPHTKYALPAYYIVAPAEASSNLARYDGVRYGLRVQGRDIAEMYEKTRAEGFGEEVKRRIMIGTYVLSAGYYDAYYLRAQKVRTLIKRDFELAFEAGVDAILTPATPSSAFAVGDENLAADPVKMYLNDIFTVTVNMAGLPGIAVPAGLDPKGLPLGLQLIGRPFEEETLFRTAHVIEQAAGRFEPKRWW; this is encoded by the coding sequence ATGACCGACCTGATCCGTCTGACCATCGCCGAAGCCCGAGACGAAATGGGCAAGGGCACATTTTCCAGCCTCGAGCTGACCGATGCCTATCTGGCTGCGATCGATGCCGCCAACCCGTCCATCAACGCCTATGTCAAGGTCACGGCCGACAAGGCCCGCGACATGGCCAAGGCGTCCGACGCCCGCCGCGCCGACGGCAAGGCCGGTGATCTGGAAGGCATTCCGCTCGGCATCAAGGATCTTTATGCCACCGAAGGCGTCCACACCCAGGCCTGCAGCCATGTGCTTGACGGCTTCGAGCCGCGGTATGAATCCACCGTCACGGCCAATCTCTGGGCCGATGGCGCCGTCATGCTGGGCAAGCTCAACATGGATGAATTCGCCATGGGCTCCTCCAATGAGAGCTCCTATTACGGCCCGGTGATCAATCCCTGGCGCGCAGAAGGCTCCAACGCCAATCTGGTGCCCGGCGGCTCTTCCGGCGGCTCGGCTGCCGCTGTTGCCGCACTGCTGTGCGCCGGCGCCACAGCAACCGATACCGGCGGCTCGATCCGCCAGCCTGCGGCATTCACCGGCACGGTTGGCATCAAGCCGACCTATGGCCGCTGCTCGCGCTGGGGCATTGCCGCTTTCGCCTCGTCGCTTGATCAGGCCGGCCCGATTGCCCGCGATGTCCGCGATGCGGCGATCATGCTCAAATCCATGGCCTCGGCTGATGCCGGGGACACCACCTCGGTGGATCTGCCGGTGCCCGATTACGAAGCCGCACTCGGCGGTTCGGTCAAGGGACTGAAGATCGGCATTCCGCGCGAATACCGCATCGATGGTATGCCCGCAGAAATTGACGCCGTCTGGCAGCAGGGTATTGCCTGGCTCAAGGATGCCGGCGCCGAGATCGTCGACATCGAACTGCCGCACACCAAATATGCGCTGCCGGCCTATTACATCGTTGCACCTGCGGAAGCCTCGTCCAACCTGGCCCGCTATGACGGCGTCCGCTATGGCCTGCGCGTGCAGGGCAGGGACATTGCCGAGATGTATGAAAAGACCCGTGCCGAAGGTTTTGGCGAGGAGGTCAAGCGGCGCATCATGATCGGCACCTATGTGCTCTCCGCCGGCTATTACGACGCCTATTACCTGCGCGCCCAGAAGGTACGCACCCTGATCAAGCGCGACTTCGAACTGGCCTTCGAGGCCGGCGTCGACGCCATCCTGACGCCCGCCACCCCGTCCTCGGCCTTTGCTGTCGGTGACGAGAACCTGGCGGCTGACCCGGTGAAAATGTATCTCAACGACATTTTCACCGTCACCGTCAACATGGCAGGCCTTCCCGGTATCGCTGTGCCCGCCGGCCTCGACCCCAAGGGTCTGCCGCTCGGCCTGCAGCTGATCGGCCGTCCGTTCGAGGAAGAAACCCTGTTCAGGACCGCCCATGTGATCGAACAGGCCGCGGGCCGGTTCGAGCCGAAGCGCTGGTGGTAA